Proteins encoded within one genomic window of Blattabacterium cuenoti:
- the metE gene encoding 5-methyltetrahydropteroyltriglutamate--homocysteine S-methyltransferase, with protein sequence MLKHNLGYPRIGRRRELKKACEAYWANPIDPNQLFYVGKKIRKENWKIQKKYGLDLIPCNDFSFYDHVLDMSLLLGVIPEYYHSISTYDNDTPTPPNHIDVYFAMARGFQKKGWDIKAMEMTKWFNTNYHYIVPEFDKNQKFSISSNKIFEEFEEAKFILKSIPKPVLIGPISYLFLGKGKDNFDKMDLIENIVPIYIQIINQLKEKGANWIQLDEPVLVFDFLSKKEIEAFQYAYQKMSQCCSEINILLTSYFDGVSENVSVIKNYSIIKALHVDLVEDPEQLESLLNLLGDTKIILSLGIIDGRNIWKNNYVNSIKKIERTIEVLGEERVMIAPSCSLIHVPIDIEDEHLILSSVKERMAFAKQKISELQDLENIIKGKKDLLYDKKKEKDFFQDKKVKERVILAKNKDFKRISSFERRQKKQHKKFHLPIFPTTTIGSFPQTKEIRTLRNKFKKKELSQEEYEKRIEKFIIDVIKKQEEIGLDVLVHGEFERNDMVEFFSEKLKGFLSTENGWVQSYGSRCVKPPVIYGDVIRDKDMTIKHVCFAQSKTKKLMKGMLTGPVTILQWSFVRDDQPLFTTAYQIAWAIRDEVKSLENSGIRIIQIDEPAIREGLPLKKKNWKFYLDWAVKAFRISSSVVKDETQIHTHMCYSEFNDILPHIASLDADVLTIETSRSKMELLKAFSEFSYPNEIGPGVYDIHSPRIPTVKEIFDLIKKASNNLPIRNIWVNPDCGLKTRKWNEVIKSLKNMTEAAKMAREKLLINPTNNLKKS encoded by the coding sequence ATGCTGAAACATAATTTAGGTTATCCTCGCATAGGAAGACGAAGAGAGTTAAAAAAAGCTTGCGAAGCTTATTGGGCAAATCCAATTGATCCAAATCAATTGTTTTATGTTGGAAAAAAAATACGAAAAGAAAATTGGAAAATACAAAAAAAATACGGTTTAGATTTGATTCCATGTAATGATTTTAGTTTCTATGATCATGTATTAGATATGTCTTTATTATTAGGTGTTATTCCAGAATATTATCATTCAATATCCACTTATGACAATGACACTCCTACTCCTCCTAATCATATTGATGTTTATTTTGCAATGGCTAGAGGATTTCAAAAAAAAGGATGGGATATTAAAGCGATGGAGATGACTAAATGGTTTAATACGAATTATCATTACATAGTTCCAGAATTTGATAAAAATCAAAAATTTAGTATTTCCTCAAATAAAATATTTGAGGAATTTGAAGAAGCTAAATTCATATTAAAATCAATTCCCAAACCTGTTTTGATAGGTCCTATTTCTTATCTTTTTTTAGGAAAAGGAAAAGATAATTTTGATAAAATGGATTTAATTGAAAATATTGTTCCTATTTACATACAAATTATCAATCAGTTAAAGGAGAAAGGAGCTAATTGGATTCAATTAGATGAACCTGTTTTAGTTTTTGATTTTTTATCTAAAAAAGAAATAGAAGCTTTTCAATATGCTTATCAAAAAATGTCTCAATGTTGTTCTGAAATTAATATTTTATTAACATCTTATTTTGATGGAGTTTCAGAGAATGTTTCTGTTATAAAAAATTACTCTATAATAAAAGCTTTGCATGTTGATTTAGTAGAGGATCCAGAACAATTAGAAAGTCTTCTAAATTTATTGGGTGATACAAAAATTATTTTATCTTTGGGAATAATAGATGGAAGAAATATTTGGAAAAATAATTATGTTAATTCCATTAAGAAAATAGAAAGGACAATAGAAGTTTTAGGAGAAGAACGTGTCATGATTGCGCCAAGTTGTTCTCTTATTCATGTTCCCATAGATATAGAAGACGAACATTTGATTCTTTCTTCTGTAAAAGAGAGAATGGCTTTTGCAAAACAAAAAATATCTGAATTACAAGATTTAGAAAATATTATAAAGGGGAAGAAAGATCTTCTCTATGACAAAAAGAAAGAAAAGGATTTTTTTCAGGATAAAAAAGTGAAGGAAAGAGTAATACTCGCAAAAAATAAAGATTTTAAAAGAATTTCTTCTTTTGAAAGAAGACAAAAAAAACAACATAAAAAATTTCATCTTCCTATATTTCCTACTACAACTATTGGTTCTTTTCCACAGACAAAGGAAATTAGAACTCTACGAAATAAGTTTAAAAAGAAAGAATTAAGTCAAGAAGAATATGAAAAAAGAATTGAAAAATTTATTATAGATGTAATTAAAAAACAAGAAGAAATTGGTTTAGATGTTTTAGTTCATGGAGAATTCGAGAGAAATGATATGGTAGAATTTTTTTCAGAAAAACTAAAAGGATTTCTTTCTACTGAGAATGGATGGGTTCAAAGTTATGGAAGTCGTTGTGTTAAACCTCCTGTTATTTATGGAGATGTTATACGAGATAAAGATATGACGATTAAACATGTTTGTTTTGCTCAATCTAAAACTAAAAAATTAATGAAGGGAATGTTAACCGGACCTGTAACTATTTTACAGTGGTCTTTTGTAAGAGATGATCAACCACTTTTTACTACAGCTTATCAAATTGCTTGGGCGATTAGAGATGAAGTAAAATCTTTAGAAAATTCAGGGATTAGAATAATTCAAATTGATGAACCCGCAATTAGAGAAGGGTTGCCTTTGAAAAAGAAAAATTGGAAATTTTATTTAGATTGGGCAGTCAAAGCTTTTCGTATTTCTTCAAGTGTAGTGAAAGATGAAACTCAAATTCACACACATATGTGTTACAGTGAATTTAATGACATATTACCTCATATAGCGTCTTTAGATGCAGATGTTTTAACAATAGAAACATCTAGATCAAAAATGGAACTATTAAAAGCTTTTTCAGAGTTTTCTTATCCAAATGAAATTGGTCCAGGAGTATATGATATTCATTCTCCAAGAATTCCTACTGTAAAAGAAATATTTGATTTAATTAAAAAAGCTTCTAATAATTTGCCAATTAGGAATATTTGGGTCAATCCAGATTGTGGATTAAAAACTAGAAAATGGAATGAAGTGATTAAATCACTTAAAAATATGACGGAAGCAGCAAAAATGGCTAGAGAAAAATTATTAATAAATCCCACTAATAACCTAAAAAAATCATAA
- a CDS encoding ubiquinone/menaquinone biosynthesis methyltransferase has product MAILLAKRFDDINVIGLDPSDKMLKIAKKKIKNNFLEKKIQVIQGYSQNIPFGNNTFDIVTISFGLRNFQYFHRSFKEIYRILKPLGILEILEFSLPSNTYVKKIYHFYSHFFLPKIGNFLSKNHFAYSYLQESIKSFSDSYYGNKMKKLLKDHRFKIIHTKKLTCGIASIYLSIK; this is encoded by the coding sequence TTGGCTATTTTACTAGCTAAAAGATTTGATGATATCAATGTAATTGGATTGGATCCATCTGATAAAATGCTAAAAATAGCTAAAAAGAAAATAAAAAACAATTTTTTGGAAAAAAAAATTCAAGTGATTCAAGGATATTCACAAAATATTCCATTTGGAAATAATACTTTTGATATAGTGACTATTTCGTTTGGATTAAGAAATTTTCAGTATTTTCACCGTTCTTTTAAGGAAATCTATAGAATTCTTAAACCCTTAGGGATTTTAGAAATTTTGGAATTTTCTCTTCCTTCAAATACTTACGTAAAAAAAATTTACCATTTTTATTCTCATTTTTTTTTACCTAAAATAGGAAATTTTTTATCAAAAAATCATTTTGCTTATAGCTATTTACAAGAATCTATTAAATCTTTTTCAGATTCTTATTATGGAAATAAAATGAAAAAATTATTAAAAGATCACAGATTTAAAATTATTCATACAAAAAAATTAACATGTGGAATTGCATCTATTTATTTATCAATAAAATAA
- the rpsO gene encoding 30S ribosomal protein S15, with amino-acid sequence MYFTSDKKKEIFKTYGTSILDTGSSKTQIALFTYRIKHLSKHLEKNKKDFNTERALVKLVGKRKKLLKYLEKYDINSYKKLIKHLELRK; translated from the coding sequence ATGTATTTTACATCAGATAAAAAAAAAGAAATATTTAAAACTTATGGAACATCTATTTTAGATACAGGTTCATCCAAAACGCAAATTGCTTTATTCACTTATAGAATTAAGCATTTAAGTAAACATTTGGAAAAGAACAAAAAAGATTTCAACACAGAAAGAGCACTGGTAAAATTAGTAGGAAAAAGAAAAAAATTACTGAAATATCTAGAAAAATATGATATAAATAGTTATAAAAAACTTATCAAACATTTAGAATTAAGAAAATGA
- a CDS encoding polyribonucleotide nucleotidyltransferase, with translation MSDPVKEIISLEEDDRTIVLETGQLARQADGSVIVRTKNTMLLATVVVSKEIIPNEINFLPLTVDYREKYSAGGKIPGGFIKREGRPSDEEILTMRLVDRVLRPTFSEFFRREIQIMISLLSYDRTVLPDGLAGLAASTALSIAGIPFEGPVSEIRIIRVNKKFILNPNLDQLKEADMDLIVGASTNSILMIEGEMKEITESEFLNAITIAHKAIKNQIKAQIKLVEKLPKNRFFFIENDFDMENSLLENENLKKKLFSFSYEKIEKLYQSFLVKKMRSIQERKILNNFKKNLSLDEREKNEIFIHQYYEEMKKKIIRHMILKKGIRLDGRTNQQIRPIWSIVDYLPGVHGSALFSRGDTQSLTTVTLGSSLDANRIDNVIMENQEKFYLHYNFPPFSTGEIRPIRGVTRREVGHGNLAQRSLKNVIPPNNPYTIRVVSDILESNGSSSMATVCAASLALMDAGIPIENPVSGISMGLFTDKEKKVIISDIMGDEDSFGEIDFKITGTKNGITACQMDVKKTQGLTYDLLNQILNQALKGRMFILKKMRETLPSYRKKLKPNAPKIYTLNIPKDFIGAVIGSGGKVIQEIQSDTETSILIEEKGGTGYIEIIGKDSNKIEKAINRIKEITFVPEIGKVYKAKVKSIKDFGAFVEISKGIEGLLHISEIRWKRLNNIKDELHVGDIIDVKFMGIDDKNKKMKLSRKVLFPRPKKK, from the coding sequence ATGTCAGATCCAGTCAAAGAAATCATTTCTCTAGAAGAAGATGATCGTACTATTGTTCTAGAAACAGGGCAATTAGCCAGACAAGCAGATGGTTCCGTTATTGTAAGAACAAAAAATACAATGTTATTAGCGACTGTCGTTGTTTCTAAAGAAATCATTCCAAATGAAATCAATTTTTTACCATTAACAGTGGATTATAGAGAAAAATATTCTGCTGGTGGAAAAATTCCTGGTGGATTTATAAAAAGAGAAGGAAGACCTTCTGATGAAGAAATTTTAACAATGAGATTAGTAGATCGTGTTTTGAGACCTACTTTTTCAGAATTTTTTAGAAGAGAAATACAGATTATGATATCTTTGCTATCATATGATAGAACAGTATTACCAGATGGATTAGCTGGATTAGCAGCATCTACTGCTTTGTCTATCGCAGGAATCCCATTTGAGGGTCCTGTATCAGAAATACGTATTATACGTGTCAATAAAAAATTTATTCTAAATCCTAATTTAGATCAATTGAAAGAAGCAGATATGGATTTAATAGTAGGAGCTTCTACAAATTCTATTCTCATGATAGAAGGAGAAATGAAAGAAATTACAGAAAGTGAATTTTTAAATGCTATTACTATTGCTCATAAAGCAATAAAAAATCAAATAAAAGCACAAATTAAACTTGTGGAAAAGTTACCAAAAAATCGTTTTTTTTTCATTGAGAATGATTTTGATATGGAAAATTCTTTGTTAGAAAATGAAAATTTGAAAAAAAAACTATTTTCCTTCTCTTACGAAAAAATTGAAAAACTTTACCAAAGTTTTTTGGTGAAAAAAATGAGATCTATTCAAGAAAGAAAAATATTAAATAATTTCAAAAAAAATTTGTCTTTAGATGAAAGAGAAAAAAATGAAATTTTTATTCATCAATATTATGAAGAAATGAAAAAAAAAATAATTAGACATATGATTTTGAAAAAAGGAATTAGATTGGATGGAAGAACCAATCAACAAATACGACCAATATGGAGTATTGTGGATTATCTTCCAGGAGTTCACGGATCTGCATTATTTTCAAGGGGGGATACTCAATCTTTAACTACAGTAACACTAGGATCATCTTTAGATGCTAATAGAATAGATAACGTTATTATGGAAAATCAAGAAAAATTTTATCTTCATTATAATTTTCCTCCATTTTCTACTGGAGAAATCCGTCCAATTAGAGGAGTTACTAGACGTGAAGTAGGTCATGGAAATTTAGCACAAAGATCATTAAAAAACGTTATTCCTCCTAATAATCCATATACAATTCGTGTTGTTTCTGATATCTTAGAATCTAATGGATCTTCTTCTATGGCAACAGTTTGTGCAGCAAGTTTAGCATTAATGGATGCAGGGATTCCTATTGAAAATCCTGTTTCCGGTATTTCCATGGGATTATTTACAGATAAAGAAAAAAAAGTGATCATCTCTGATATTATGGGAGACGAAGATAGTTTTGGGGAAATTGATTTTAAAATAACAGGAACAAAAAATGGAATTACCGCATGTCAAATGGATGTTAAAAAAACACAAGGATTGACATATGATCTTTTAAATCAGATTTTAAATCAAGCTTTAAAAGGTCGTATGTTTATACTAAAAAAAATGCGAGAAACTTTACCAAGTTATAGAAAAAAATTGAAACCTAATGCTCCAAAAATATATACTTTAAATATTCCAAAAGACTTCATAGGCGCAGTCATAGGATCAGGAGGAAAAGTAATTCAAGAAATACAATCTGATACAGAAACAAGTATCTTAATTGAAGAAAAGGGAGGAACAGGATATATTGAAATTATAGGAAAGGATTCCAATAAAATAGAAAAAGCTATTAATAGAATCAAAGAGATTACTTTTGTTCCTGAAATAGGAAAAGTTTATAAAGCAAAAGTAAAATCTATAAAAGATTTTGGAGCTTTTGTGGAAATATCCAAAGGAATAGAAGGATTATTGCATATTTCTGAAATAAGATGGAAAAGGTTAAATAATATAAAAGACGAGTTGCACGTAGGAGATATTATTGATGTCAAGTTTATGGGAATTGATGATAAAAACAAAAAAATGAAACTTTCTAGAAAAGTTCTTTTTCCTCGTCCTAAAAAAAAATAA
- a CDS encoding putative sugar nucleotidyl transferase, protein MYFILSEGVEWKNLFPITLTRPVSEIRLGILTIRERWEKYIEGKAIVFTQPYLSKKYSSGIEKKNGFENILLINSSFIPRDENLIQIILKLKENEAIVFKDQIVAVRKSYLDYSDKNQTTFFLSLKNEKKYKKIYHINQTQIIHIQYPWDIFINNGIILKQDFDFLTKGKDSFPLLGKNHLFLKERIFLEEETIADNIVLNAKFGPIYIEKGVKIMEGSMIRGPAVLCKEATLNMGTKVYGATTIGPFCKVGGEIKNSVIFSYSNKAHDGFLGDTILGEWCNLGAGTNISNLRNDYSKVTVWNFKEKSFFPIDVQFFGMIMGDHSKSAINTQFNTATMVGVNANIFGYGFPPRYIPSFSLGGIQDKKVIPFKKVCETAEIMMKRRNVHFSFLEKEILEYLYHSPME, encoded by the coding sequence ATGTATTTCATATTGTCTGAAGGAGTAGAGTGGAAAAATTTGTTTCCTATTACATTGACTAGGCCAGTATCTGAAATTCGTTTAGGAATTCTGACAATAAGAGAAAGATGGGAAAAATATATTGAGGGAAAAGCTATCGTTTTTACACAGCCATATCTTTCAAAAAAATATTCTTCTGGTATTGAAAAAAAGAATGGATTTGAGAATATTTTATTAATTAATTCTTCTTTCATTCCAAGAGATGAAAATTTGATTCAAATCATTTTAAAATTAAAAGAAAATGAAGCTATTGTTTTTAAAGATCAAATCGTAGCTGTACGAAAATCTTATTTAGATTATTCTGATAAGAATCAAACGACATTTTTTTTAAGTTTAAAAAATGAAAAAAAATACAAAAAGATTTATCACATAAACCAAACCCAAATTATACATATTCAATATCCATGGGATATATTTATAAACAATGGAATTATCTTAAAACAAGATTTTGATTTCCTAACAAAAGGAAAAGATTCTTTTCCACTTTTAGGAAAAAATCATCTTTTTTTGAAAGAAAGAATCTTCTTAGAAGAAGAAACAATTGCAGATAATATTGTGCTAAACGCAAAATTTGGACCTATATATATTGAAAAGGGAGTTAAAATCATGGAAGGATCTATGATTAGAGGCCCAGCAGTTCTTTGTAAAGAAGCAACATTAAATATGGGAACAAAAGTATATGGGGCAACGACTATCGGTCCATTTTGTAAAGTAGGCGGTGAAATCAAAAATTCTGTTATATTTTCTTATTCTAATAAAGCTCATGATGGTTTTTTGGGAGATACTATTTTAGGAGAATGGTGTAATTTGGGAGCTGGAACAAATATTTCTAATTTAAGAAATGATTATTCTAAAGTAACAGTTTGGAATTTTAAAGAAAAAAGTTTTTTCCCTATAGATGTTCAATTTTTTGGAATGATTATGGGAGATCACTCTAAGTCTGCTATTAATACTCAATTTAATACAGCCACCATGGTTGGTGTGAATGCAAATATTTTTGGATATGGGTTTCCTCCCAGATATATTCCTTCTTTTTCTTTGGGAGGGATACAAGATAAAAAAGTGATTCCTTTTAAAAAAGTTTGTGAAACTGCTGAAATTATGATGAAGAGAAGAAATGTCCATTTCTCTTTTTTGGAAAAAGAAATTTTAGAATACTTATATCATTCTCCCATGGAATAA
- a CDS encoding 3-oxoacyl-ACP synthase III family protein, producing the protein MIRSIITGTGHYLPKKIIKSNHFLKHTFYDKKGLKINKSNEEIINKFQKITEIEERRYINNALFNSDIATIAAKRALMNSKIYKEKIDYIISAHNYGDIHPISFQSDFMPSIAARVKNKLQIKNRKCRPYDMIFGCPGWIEGMILADQLLRSKYAKNILITSSETLSKVIDPHDRNAMIFSDGAGAVVLSAIEIENENYGIICYDSQCNNNEELHYLSNGPSLNPRYKKSLVNIRMNGRRIYEYALTEVPNMLKSILDHADLHLKDIKKILIHQANAKMDYAILKRLLKLYNYSSSFFKDKDFYTNLMPMTIQKFGNSSVATVPTLLDLILQGKMPPHEINPGDTILMASLGAGMNINGMIYRFPTTTQQKT; encoded by the coding sequence ATGATTCGATCAATCATTACAGGAACTGGACACTATTTACCAAAAAAGATTATAAAAAGTAATCATTTTTTAAAACATACATTTTACGATAAAAAAGGATTAAAAATTAATAAATCTAATGAAGAAATTATTAATAAATTTCAGAAAATAACAGAAATAGAAGAAAGGAGATATATAAATAATGCTTTATTTAATTCCGATATTGCAACTATTGCTGCAAAAAGAGCTTTAATGAATTCTAAAATTTATAAAGAAAAAATAGATTATATTATCTCTGCTCACAATTATGGAGATATTCACCCGATTTCTTTTCAATCTGATTTTATGCCATCTATAGCAGCTAGAGTGAAAAACAAACTTCAAATAAAAAATAGAAAATGTCGTCCATATGACATGATTTTTGGATGTCCAGGATGGATCGAAGGAATGATTTTAGCAGATCAACTTTTACGATCTAAATATGCTAAAAATATTTTGATCACAAGTTCTGAAACTCTATCTAAAGTAATAGATCCACATGATAGAAATGCCATGATTTTTTCAGATGGAGCAGGAGCTGTAGTTTTATCTGCAATCGAAATAGAAAATGAAAATTATGGGATAATTTGTTATGATTCTCAATGTAACAATAATGAAGAATTACATTATTTATCGAATGGTCCTTCTTTAAATCCTCGTTATAAAAAATCTCTAGTGAATATTAGAATGAATGGAAGACGTATTTATGAATATGCATTAACAGAAGTTCCTAATATGCTAAAAAGTATATTAGATCATGCTGATTTACATTTAAAGGATATTAAAAAAATTCTTATTCATCAAGCAAATGCTAAAATGGATTATGCTATTTTGAAAAGATTGTTGAAATTATATAATTATTCATCTTCTTTTTTCAAAGACAAAGATTTTTACACAAATTTAATGCCTATGACTATACAAAAATTCGGAAACTCTTCTGTGGCAACTGTTCCTACTTTATTAGATTTAATTCTTCAAGGAAAGATGCCCCCTCATGAAATTAATCCTGGAGATACTATATTAATGGCATCATTAGGAGCTGGGATGAATATTAATGGAATGATTTATCGTTTTCCTACTACTACTCAACAAAAAACATAA
- a CDS encoding type B 50S ribosomal protein L31 produces the protein MKKKIHPKNYRPVVFKDINNEKILICRSTVKTKDSIQINGLDYPLCKMEISSFSHPFFTGEKRFLGKTGPAEKFKKKYEKYQKN, from the coding sequence ATGAAAAAAAAAATACATCCTAAAAATTATAGACCTGTTGTTTTTAAAGATATTAATAACGAAAAAATATTAATATGTAGATCTACTGTAAAAACAAAAGACTCCATTCAAATAAATGGATTAGATTATCCATTATGTAAAATGGAAATATCCAGTTTTTCACATCCTTTTTTTACTGGAGAAAAAAGATTTTTAGGAAAAACAGGTCCAGCAGAAAAGTTTAAGAAAAAATATGAAAAATATCAAAAAAATTAA
- a CDS encoding class I SAM-dependent methyltransferase codes for MNKDPLFSREKELTKMFDDISSKYDLINHILSFGIDFLWRRKAVHLLSQIITTTKEKKKY; via the coding sequence ATGAACAAAGACCCCCTTTTTTCAAGGGAAAAAGAATTAACAAAAATGTTTGACGATATTTCTTCAAAATATGATTTGATTAATCATATTTTGTCTTTTGGAATAGATTTTTTATGGAGAAGAAAAGCTGTTCATTTACTTAGTCAAATAATAACAACTACAAAAGAAAAAAAAAAATATTAG
- a CDS encoding sigma-70 family RNA polymerase sigma factor: protein MRQLKITKQVTNRESESLDKYLHEIGKIPLLTPEEEVEYARRAREGDASAIDKLVNANLRFVVSVAKQYQNQGLSLCDLINEGNLGLIKGILRFDETRGFKCISYVVWWIRQAILQAIAEQSRSIRQPTNKLALLNKILKTLAQLEQELQRTPSIREIAEYLNMNEKDVEESIKNSGRHVSMDAPLIEGEDSNLYDLVRSDESPRPDEHLEKESLRKDIKRILETLSERERRVIILHFGLNGSPPMTLEEVGQSCDLTRERVRQIESIALKRLKHSSRSKILKPYLG, encoded by the coding sequence ATGAGACAACTCAAAATTACTAAACAAGTAACTAATCGTGAATCTGAATCTTTAGATAAATATCTTCATGAGATAGGAAAAATTCCGTTATTAACACCAGAAGAAGAAGTAGAATATGCTCGTAGAGCAAGAGAAGGAGATGCATCTGCTATAGATAAACTTGTGAATGCCAATTTACGTTTTGTTGTTTCTGTGGCAAAACAATATCAAAATCAAGGATTAAGTTTATGTGATTTAATAAACGAAGGAAATTTAGGATTGATAAAAGGAATATTACGTTTTGATGAAACAAGAGGATTTAAATGTATTTCTTATGTTGTTTGGTGGATTAGACAAGCTATTTTACAAGCAATAGCAGAACAATCACGATCTATTCGTCAACCTACAAACAAATTAGCTTTATTAAATAAAATACTTAAAACTCTTGCTCAATTAGAACAAGAATTACAAAGAACTCCTTCTATAAGAGAAATAGCAGAATATTTAAATATGAATGAAAAAGATGTAGAAGAATCTATAAAAAATTCAGGAAGACATGTTTCTATGGATGCTCCTTTAATAGAAGGAGAGGATTCTAATTTATATGATTTAGTTAGATCGGATGAATCTCCTCGTCCAGATGAACATCTAGAAAAAGAATCTCTTAGAAAAGACATCAAAAGAATTTTGGAAACTTTAAGTGAAAGAGAACGTCGTGTTATTATTTTGCATTTTGGTTTAAATGGATCTCCGCCAATGACATTAGAAGAAGTCGGACAATCTTGTGATTTAACAAGAGAAAGAGTCAGACAAATTGAAAGTATTGCTTTAAAAAGATTGAAACATTCTTCTAGAAGCAAAATTCTTAAGCCTTATCTGGGATAA
- a CDS encoding GH3 auxin-responsive promoter family protein, which yields MKYLSGYLTSTFIKKRIKNIKSILCSPIEIQHRLIHQLILYAKNTEFGKKYGFCEIKKYQQFSERIPICKYIDLHPIIKRIRQGEKNILWPGKIKWFAKSSGTTNTKSKYIPVTKHSMKECHYKAGKDMLSIYIHNHPKTKIFFGKALRLGGSFELYKDYNTFCGDLSSILIKNLPFWAEYISIPKKKIALISEWEKKLKTLVKETAYKDVRILLGVCSWLLIFLNQLLKTLKENKINEIWKNIEVIFHGGVNFKPYLPQYNDLFSKSINYYEIYSASEGFFAVQDRKNGKDLLLLLDHGIFYEFIPMEEFYNPFPKIIPIEKVELNKNYALVISTNAGLWRYVVGDTIKFTSLSPYRISVSGRTSHYINSFGEELIIENAEKALDIACRKTDSVIHEYTAGPIYMNQKNSGAHEWIIEFKKPPKNLNNFRDILDNELKSLNSDYETKRYKNIILRPPVIYVARNGLFYDWLKTQKKLGGQNKVPRLSNDRKYIDSLLKIE from the coding sequence ATGAAGTATTTATCTGGATATTTAACATCTACTTTTATAAAAAAAAGAATTAAAAATATAAAATCTATTCTATGTTCTCCAATAGAAATACAACATAGACTCATTCATCAATTGATTTTATATGCAAAAAACACTGAGTTTGGTAAAAAATATGGATTTTGCGAGATCAAAAAATATCAACAATTCTCAGAAAGAATTCCCATATGCAAATATATAGATTTACATCCTATAATTAAGAGAATTCGTCAAGGAGAAAAAAATATATTATGGCCAGGTAAAATCAAATGGTTTGCTAAATCGTCTGGAACTACAAATACAAAAAGTAAATATATTCCTGTAACAAAACATTCTATGAAGGAATGTCATTATAAAGCAGGAAAAGATATGTTATCTATATATATTCATAATCATCCAAAAACAAAAATTTTTTTTGGAAAAGCTCTTCGTTTAGGGGGAAGCTTTGAATTATATAAAGACTATAATACTTTTTGTGGAGATTTATCTTCTATTTTGATAAAAAATCTTCCATTCTGGGCAGAATATATTAGTATTCCTAAAAAGAAAATCGCTTTAATAAGTGAATGGGAAAAAAAATTAAAAACTCTTGTCAAAGAAACCGCATACAAAGATGTACGTATTCTTTTAGGAGTTTGTTCTTGGCTTCTTATTTTTTTAAATCAATTGTTAAAAACATTAAAAGAAAATAAAATAAACGAAATATGGAAGAACATAGAAGTGATATTCCATGGAGGTGTAAACTTTAAACCATATCTTCCTCAATATAATGATTTATTTTCTAAATCTATTAATTATTATGAAATATATAGCGCATCAGAAGGTTTTTTTGCAGTGCAAGATAGAAAAAATGGAAAAGATCTTTTGCTTTTGTTAGATCATGGAATTTTTTATGAATTTATCCCTATGGAAGAATTCTACAATCCATTTCCAAAAATTATTCCTATTGAAAAAGTAGAATTAAATAAAAACTATGCACTTGTTATTTCTACAAATGCTGGATTATGGAGATATGTAGTTGGAGATACTATAAAATTTACTAGTTTATCTCCATACAGAATATCTGTTTCTGGAAGGACAAGCCATTATATTAATTCTTTTGGAGAAGAGTTAATCATTGAAAATGCTGAAAAAGCATTAGACATAGCTTGTAGAAAAACGGATTCTGTTATTCATGAATATACAGCTGGTCCTATCTATATGAATCAAAAAAATTCTGGAGCTCATGAATGGATTATTGAATTTAAAAAGCCTCCAAAAAATTTAAACAATTTTAGAGACATTTTAGATAATGAATTGAAATCTTTGAATTCAGATTATGAAACTAAAAGATATAAAAATATAATCTTACGTCCTCCTGTTATATATGTTGCTAGAAATGGATTATTTTACGATTGGTTAAAAACCCAAAAAAAATTAGGAGGACAAAATAAAGTTCCACGTTTATCTAACGATAGGAAATATATCGATTCTCTACTTAAAATAGAATAA